In a single window of the Podospora pseudocomata strain CBS 415.72m chromosome 2 map unlocalized CBS415.72m_2, whole genome shotgun sequence genome:
- a CDS encoding uncharacterized protein (EggNog:ENOG503P1M9): MDAANLAEKKELKQAFVLATLISTIAGTFITGINLYDRLVEQRRQRKRDKGQNKRIKELEARLNTAEEERTKLKDEQGKQGQRKRAKGGGSASDSDADDDHDRDDDGARHLRRSLQHGGPSIQREYDRFYNTMGQKFARGDLVAQTQLQSQIIVLQSTVIKLLEEALLTGQPPDLSRLYNTSEFAREGSIRALQDQYQRFLQSAPIPRRGPRPGAPIRRTSSTPSLRGDAASEAGWDHPPVRKALPPAAAASLYHDDIRSGTNRKGPLFCPYAVDLQHSPSPTLVHVTCPACGTLLENPPAGRDEREGCQSSWRIEKEVVIRDRDRDWERRGRSSSRGSRYGDKDEKVDTKSFILTPRFVAKCHRPDSGYACYLCLCHRDRDTLCKTEETLVSHVAGKHSIAEYKQDRDIKEMARTLPYR; this comes from the exons atggaCGCTGCCAACTTGGCTGAGAAAAAAGAGTTGAAG CAAGCATTTGTCCTTGCAACGCTCATCTCGACCATTGCAGGCACATTCATCACAGGCATCAACCTCTACGACCGCTTGGTCGAGCAGCGCCGGCAGAGGAAGCGGGACAAGGGCCAAAACAAACGAatcaaggagctcgaggcgCGTTTGAACAcggccgaggaagagaggaCGAAACTGAAGGACGAGCAAGGCAAACAGGGTCAGAGAAAGAGAGCAAAGGGTGGCGGTTCCGCGTCTGATTCCGATGCGGATGATGACCACGACCgagacgatgatggcgccCGCCATCTTCGACGCTCTCTTCAGCACGGCGGCCCAAGTATCCAGCGAGAGTACGACCGCTTCTACAATACGATGGGACAAAAGTTTGCCCGGGGTGACC TGGTCGCCCAAACCCAGCTGCAGAGCCAAATCATAGTACTCCAGAGCACAGTGATCAAGCTCTTGGAGGAAGCCCTGCTTACTGGCCAACCGCCAGATCTGAGCAGGCTGTACAACACATCCGAGTTTGCGCGCGAGGGCAGCATTCGCGCCCTCCAAGACCAGTATCAGCGTTTCCTCCAGTCCGCCCCGATCCCGAGACGAGGGCCAAGGCCCGGAGCGCCCATCCGCCGTACGTCCTCCACGCCCTCTCTTCGAGGAGATGCAGCAAGTGAGGCTGGCTGGGACCATCCACCTGTACGAAAAGCACTCCCTCCTGCAGCAGCCGCCAGTCTGTATCATGACGACATCCGGAGCGGCACCAACAGAAAAGGCCCTCTGTTCTGCCCATATGCGGTAGACTTGCAGCACAGCCCGTCTCCCACACTGGTCCACGTCACCTGCCCGGCGTGCGGTACCCTGCTAGAGAATCCCCCGGCGGGCCGagatgagagagaggggtgTCAATCCTCCTGGCGAATCGAAAAGGAGGTGGTTATCCGAGACCGGGATCGGGACTGGGAACGTCGAGGAAGATCATCTTCACGTGGAAGCCGCTACGGCGACAAAGACGAAAAGGTCGATACTAAGTCCTTCATATTGACCCCGCGGTTTGTGGCAAAGTGTCATCGTCCAGATTCAGGGTACGCCTGTTACCTATGCCTGTGTCATCGCGATCGAGACACGTTGTGTAAAACCGAGGAGACATTGGTCAGCCATGTTGCCGGCAAGCACAGCATTGCCGAGTACAAGCAGGATCGAgacatcaaggagatggcTCGCACGTTGCCCTATCGTTGA
- the APM4 gene encoding clathrin associated protein complex medium subunit (COG:U; EggNog:ENOG503NW0Z), with product MLSGILIFNQKGENLIFRAFRNDCRPRLADVFRIQVISNAQVRSPILTLGSTTFSHVKHENIYLVAITKSNANAALVFEFLYRLIQLGRGYFAKFDEEAVKNNFVLVYELLDEIIDFGYPQNTETDTLKMYITTEGVRSERAVEDSAKITMQATGALSWRKADVKYRKNEAFVDVIEDVNLLMSATGSVLRADVTGQIIMRAYLSGTPECKFGLNDRLLLDNDGMQTLPSGNRQGSKATKAAAGSVTLEDCQFHQCVKLGKFDSDRIISFVPPDGEFELMRYRATENVNLPFKVHAIVNEVGKTKVEYSIGVRANFGSKLFATNVIVRIPTPLNTARITERCTQGKAKYEPSENNIVWKIGRFTGQSEFVLSAEAELTSMTNQKAWSRPPLSMSFSLLMFTSSGLLVRYLKVFEKSNYSSVKWVRYMTRAGSYEIRF from the exons ATGCTGTCGGGaatcctcatcttcaaccaGAAGGGCGAGAATCTAATCTTCCGTGCCTTTCGCAACGACTGCCGCCCGCGTCTCGCCGATGTCTTCCGCATTCAGGTCATCAGCAATGCCCAGGTCCGCTCACCCATCCTGACCCTCGGCAGCACCACCTTCAGCCATGTCAAGCACGAGAACATTTACCTGGTGGCCATCACCAAGAGCAACGCCAATGCCGCTCTCGTTTTCGAGTTTCTCTACCGCTTGATCCAGCTCGGCCGTGGCTACTTTGCCAagtttgacgaggaggccgtCAAGAACAACTTCGTCCTGGTTTATGAGCTCCTGGATG AAATTATCGACTTTGGCTATCCCCAAAACACCGAGACCGACACGCTCAAGATGtacatcaccaccgaggGCGTCAGGTCGGAACGCGCCGTCGAGGACTCGGCCAAGATCACCATGCAGGCCACGGGCGCGCTGTCGTGGCGCAAGGCTGATGTCAAGTACCGCAAGAACGAGGCCTTTGTCGATGTCATTGAGGATGTGAATCTTCTGATGAGCGCAACCGGCTCCGTGCTCCGAGCCGACGTCACCGGCCAGATTATCATGCGCGCCTACCTGAGCGGGACACCCGAGTGCAAGTTTGGCCTCAACGACCGCCTGCTTCTTGACAACGACGGCATGCAGACTCTTCCGAGCGGGAACAGGCAGGGGAGCAAGGCAACCAAGGCGGCTGCCGGCAGTGTGACGCTGGAGGACTGCCAGTTCCACCAATGCGTCAAGCTGGGCAAGTTTGACAGCGACCGCATCATCTCGTTTGTGCCGCCTGACGGCGAGTTTGAGCTGATGCGCTACCGTGCCACCGAAAACGTCAATCTGCCCTTCAAGGTCCACGCCATCGTCAACGAGGTCGGCAAGACAAAGGTCGAGTACAGCATCGGTGTGCGCGCCAACTTTGGCTCCAAGCTTTTTGCCACCAACGTTATTGTCCGCATCCCGACCCCCCTTAACACGGCTAGGATCACGGAGCGGTGCACCCAGGGAAAGGCCAAGTACGAGCCGTCGGAAAACAACATAGTCTGGAAAATCGGCCGCTTCACCGGCCAGAGCGAGTTCGTGCTGAgcgccgaggccgagctgACCAGCATGACCAACCAAAAGGCCTGGAGCCGACCGCCACTGAGTATGAGCTTCAGCCTCTTGATGTTCACCAGCTCCGGGCTGCTGGTCCGATACCTAAAAGTATTCGAGAAGAGCAACTACTCCAGCGTCAAGTGGGTGAGGTACATGACGAGGGCCGGGAGCTACGAGATCAG GTTCTAA
- the CRH1_1 gene encoding transglycosylase (EggNog:ENOG503NUG7; CAZy:GH16; COG:G), producing the protein MRCSLSPSWPRSLLLGAVALCALATAQTYTSCNPTAKRCPPDVGLPVPKYSIDFRNGPDNNHWSSVGTGSVTYTPNFGAAFTINKQGDSPTIETAWYFFFGRAEVHLRAASGTGIVSCVVLESDDLDEIDWEWIGGERKEVQTNYFGKGNTTTWDRGGKTAMGDTQGLIHNYTIDWTPSLVTWYIDGAIVRTLAYQDALGGRNFPQTPMRLKLGIWAGGDSNNPNGTIDWAGGVTNYTQGPFTMYVESVSVTNLNPAASYFYSDLSGSWKSISMTNVTTGPVPNQAPKPMPVGESGGGQGREKGTDKRDKGGITSDEEPFVTHDVTETASGVASSATGFVGHGGNPIITTTMVSPDHPTEPANIISGGSSLTTRFGLVGILSVAVCTVGMLAAV; encoded by the exons ATGCgctgctctctctctccgtcGTGGCCTCGTTCTCTGCTGCTAGGTGCCGTGGCCTTGTGTGCCCTGGCCACCGCCCAAACCTACACAAGCTGTAACCCAACGGCCA AGCGCTGTCCCCCTGATGTTGGCCTGCCCGTTCCCAAGTACAGCATTGACTTCCGCAATGGCCCGGACAACAACCATTGGTCATCTGTTGGCACGGGGTCCGTCACGTACACGCCCAATTTCGGCGCTGCCTTCACTATCAACAAGCAAGGTGACTCCCCCACCATAGAGACAGCCTGGTACTTCTTTTTTGGCCGTGCCGAGGTGCACTTGAGGGCAGCCAGTGGCACGGGCATCGTCAGTTGTGTGGTCCTAGAGTCGGATGACTTGGACGAAATTGACTGGGAATGGATCGGCGGCGAACGGAAAGAGGTGCAAACCAACTACTTTGGGAAAGGGAACACAACCACCTGGGACCGTGGCGGCAAGACCGCCATGGGAGACACCCAAGGGCTGATACATAACTACACCATCGACTGGACCCCAAGCCTAGTAACATGGTATATCGACGGTGCCATTGTCAGAACCCTGGCCTATCAAGATGCCCTCGGTGGCCGCAATTTTCCTCAGACGCCCATGAGGCTGAAACTGGGCATTTGGGCCGGAGGGGATTCAAATAATCCAAACGGGACAATTGACTGGGCCGGCGGCGTCACCAACTACACCCAGGGGCCGTTTACCATGTACGTAGAGAGCGTCTCGGTCACGAATCTGAATCCAGCGGCGAGCTATTTTTACTCGGATTTGTCCGGAAGCTGGAAAAGCATCTCCATGACAAATGTCACAACTGGACCTGTGCCAAACCAAGCCCCAAAACCGATGCCGGTAGGAGAGAGCGGCGGTGGCCAGGGTCGTGAGAAAGGGACAGACAAAAGAGACAAGGGCGGAATCACCAGTGACGAGGAGCCCTTTGTGACCCACGACGTGACCGAAACAGCATCTGGCGTGGCTTCCTCGGCGACCGGTTTTGTCGGACATGGTGGAAACCCCATCATAACAACCACCATGGTTTCCCCAGACCACCCTACGGAGCCTGCCAACATCATTTCCGGAGGAAGTAGCTTGACGACTCGATTTGGTCTTGTGGGGATCTTGAGTGTTGCGGTGTGTACAGTGGGAATGCTGGCAGCAGTTTAA
- a CDS encoding uncharacterized protein (EggNog:ENOG503NWG6; CAZy:GH79; COG:G) yields MMVSRLSFLRLATYAPHLVAAVSYSVLSSPPSNASPLLDPAPVGVSLEFFTFPGYMENVTATMTCLKNFKDLTGSWPPVRVGGTTQDRATYNAQSSAAVTYSVSNPADAPMSLTFGPSFFDLAASYPGKVIIGLNRRLNNLGNTLAASRLAHQRMRNLDSIELGNEPNFYTNSDPIAGGTWNAARDRASQVEWQRALASNLTTSSIISAGVFFGTDKFNNANLAREEGNAMTAVKNFNSHNYPQWAGTYNLARLMSHSAIATQIAPFKAEAAAARAAGKDYIMGETNSATQGGGGISPTFGAALWIVDYVAQSLLLGIKSIYFHQGTIGNCQYCWWGRFSMGNPYYGAYFITAALAEAQRIAPLDSFSNNFGGYAIYKDNKPIRILLINSNYYESGTRSRESFTLTGLPSGLTSVLSKRLTGSSATSRSDRSSPATFGGQTFQDGTCVKQGIEQVEEASVRAGSVTLSLAASEALLVYL; encoded by the exons ATGATGGTGAGCAGATTGAGTTTCCTGCGGCTTGCAACCTATGCACCACATCTAGTAGCAGCTGTTTCGTACAGCGTGCTATCATCGCCTCCATCGAATGCCAGTCCTCTCCTAGATCCGGCGCCGGTGGGCGTGTC ACTGGAATTCTTCACTTTCCCTGGCTACATGGAAAATGTCACGGCCACCATGACGTGCTTGAAGAACTTCAAAGATCTCACCGGCTCATGGCCGCCGGTAAGGGTTGGTGGAACAACGCA AGACCGGGCAACATATAATGCCCAATCATCGGCAGCAGTCACTTACTCTGTCAGCAACCCCGCTGATGCACCCATGAGTCTGACGTTTGGCCCTTCGTTTTTCGACTTGGCGGCCTCATACCCCGGGAAGGTTATAATTGGACTCAACAGGCGACTGAATAATCTGGGCAACACTCTCGCAGCTTCAAGGCTCGCTCACCAAAGGATGAGAAACCTGGACTCGATCGAGCTCGGCAACGAACCCAACTTCTACACGAATAGCGACCCGATCGCTGGTGGCACCTGGAACGCAGCTCGGGACCGTGCCAGTCAGGTTGAATGGCAGAGGGCCTTGGCCAGCAATCTGACAACTTCCAGCATCATCTCCGCGGGCGTCTTCTTTGGGACAGACAAATTCAACAATGCGAATCTGGCCAGAGAGGAAGGAAACGCGATGACAGCTGTCAAAAATTTCAACTCGCATAATTACCCACAGTGGGCAGGGACCTACAATTTGGCAAGACTCATGAGCCATAGCGCGATTGCGACACAGATTGCACCCTTCAAGGCTGAAGCTGCAGCAGCCAGAGCTGCTGGCAAGGACTATATCATGGGGGAGACAAACAGCGCAACCCAAG GAGGGGGTGGCATAAGCCCAACATTCGGCGCCGCTTTGTGGATCGTAGACTATGTCGCCCAGTCCCTATTATTGGGCATCAAGTCTATCTACTTCCACCAGGGAACTATCGGAAACTGCCAGTACTGTTGGTGGGGCAGGTTCAGTATGGGAAACCCTTATTATGGGGCTTACTTCATCACGGCGGCCCTGGCAGAAGCACAAAGAATTGCTCCGTTGGATAGCTTCTCGAATAACTTTGGGGGATACGCCATCTACAAGGACAACAAGCCCATCCGAATCTTGCTCATCAACTCCAACTACTACGAATCGGGGACCAGATCGAGAGAAAGCTTCACGTTGACTGGACTGCCTTCCGGCCTCACGAGCGTCCTGTCCAAAAGACTGACTGGGAGTAGTGCTACTTCCAGATCCGACAGGTCTAGTCCCGCCACCTTTGGTGGTCAGACTTTTCAAGACGGAACATGTGTGAAACAAGGAATCGaacaggtggaggaggctaGCGTGAGAGCGGGGAGTGTTACGTTGAGCTTGGCCGCGTCCGAGGCATTGCTGGTGTATCTGTGA